A stretch of Thermomicrobium roseum DSM 5159 DNA encodes these proteins:
- the lysX gene encoding lysine biosynthesis protein LysX → MERVRVGLVYGLLRAEERLLIAALEQRGAVVERIVDRQLRLELTSPPPRYDVVVERSVSQQRGLHVASVFAAWGIPVVNPPHLLEVCNDKLRTTALLAAAGVPQPRVMVAFSPEEALEAAEELGYPVVIKPPLGSWGRLLARVHSRRAAAELLRHKRMLGGFHHGTLYVQEWVPKPGRDIRAFVVGEETICAIYRTSDHWVTNTARGGRASNCPVTPELADLCGRVARALGGGVLAVDVLEHPERGLLVNEVNATMEFRNSIAPTGVDIPGRVADYVLAIARAEQPLSLAAAS, encoded by the coding sequence GTGGAGCGCGTGCGTGTTGGACTCGTCTATGGACTTTTGCGAGCGGAAGAGCGGCTTTTGATCGCAGCGCTGGAGCAGCGCGGGGCGGTGGTCGAGCGGATCGTCGACCGGCAGCTGCGGCTCGAGCTGACCAGCCCACCGCCGCGCTACGACGTGGTGGTGGAACGCTCGGTCAGCCAGCAGCGGGGGCTCCACGTGGCCAGCGTCTTTGCGGCGTGGGGGATCCCGGTCGTCAACCCACCGCACCTCTTGGAAGTGTGCAACGACAAGCTGCGCACGACGGCGCTGCTCGCTGCGGCTGGGGTCCCGCAGCCGCGGGTGATGGTGGCCTTCAGCCCAGAAGAAGCGCTGGAGGCAGCCGAGGAACTGGGGTACCCGGTGGTGATCAAGCCGCCGTTGGGATCCTGGGGGCGGCTCCTGGCGCGCGTGCACAGTCGGCGAGCGGCCGCGGAACTGCTGCGGCACAAGCGGATGCTCGGCGGTTTTCATCACGGGACGCTCTACGTCCAGGAGTGGGTCCCCAAGCCGGGACGGGACATCCGCGCCTTCGTCGTCGGCGAGGAGACGATCTGCGCCATCTACCGTACCTCCGACCACTGGGTCACCAACACGGCGCGTGGCGGTCGTGCCTCCAACTGCCCGGTGACACCGGAACTGGCTGACCTGTGCGGGCGGGTCGCGCGGGCGCTGGGTGGCGGCGTCCTGGCCGTCGACGTGCTGGAGCATCCCGAGCGCGGCCTCCTGGTCAACGAGGTCAACGCGACGATGGAGTTCCGCAACTCGATCGCGCCGACCGGGGTCGATATTCCTGGCCGGGTTGCCGATTACGTGCTGGCGATAGCCCGAGCCGAGCAGCCGCTCTCGCTGGCGGCGGCATCCTGA